A single genomic interval of Helianthus annuus cultivar XRQ/B chromosome 13, HanXRQr2.0-SUNRISE, whole genome shotgun sequence harbors:
- the LOC110897406 gene encoding protein-tyrosine-phosphatase PTP1 has protein sequence MAASASAASKTLTSSSSSSSTSSALTSVDTSTGFPPKPSLSSDQLRHCAQALKFLKEKQSDQYSVIEKEFSILQDHRMRASEVNSSCSVAKLHVNCRKNRYSDVVPFDANRVVIDPCKDHRPSTMGYINASFITAEANPSENVSRFIATQGPLPETFEDFWEMVLQNHCPAIVMLTKLVDHSRIQKCGDYFQAENGPRLFGNICTVTKKITTTDTSLVLRHMEVNREESEDPPLPVLHIQYPEWPDHGVPYDTLAVREIFRRLRHIPSSKGPIVVHCSAGIGRTGTYCAIHNTIQRILVGDMSALDLVKTVSSFRSQRMGMVQTLDQYVFCYEAIIDELEDLISDSNVQRNKK, from the exons ATGGCTGCTTCCGCCTCCGCCGCTTCCAAAACCCTAACTTCttcctcatcctcatcctccacTTCCTCCGCCCTAACTTCCGTCGATACATCCACCGGATTTCCACCAAAGCCGTCTCTCAGCTCCGATCAACTCCGTCACTGCGCTCAAGCTCTCAAGTTCCTCAAGGAGAAACAGTCCGATCAGTATTCGGTTATCGAAAAGGAGTTCTCGATTTTGCAG GATCATAGAATGAGAGCATCAGAAGTTAATAGTAGTTGCTCAGTGGCTAAACTTCATGTTAACTGTAGAAAAAACCGCTACTCAGATGTCGTACCAT TTGACGCAAACAGGGTTGTTATCGATCCATGCAAAGATCACAGGCCATCAACAATGGGATACATCAACGCTAGTTTTATCACAGCAGAG GCTAATCCATCTGAAAATGTTTCTCGGTTCATAGCCACTCAAGGCCCGCTTCCCGAAACGTTTGAAGATTTCTGGGAAATGGTACTCCAAAATCATTGTCCAGCGATCGTGATGCTCACTAAGCTAGTTGATCACAGCAGG ATCCAGAAATGTGGAGACTATTTTCAAGCAGAGAACGGTCCACGATTGTTTGGAAATATCTGTACTGTTACCAAAAAAATAACTACAACTGACACCTCACTAGTTTTGCGTCACATGGAGGTGAATCGTGAAGAG TCAGAGGATCCACCTCTACCTGTCTTGCATATTCAGTATCCCGAATGGCCAGATCACGGAGTTCCGTACGACACCTTGGCTGTTCGAGAGATTTTTAGAAGATTACGTCATATTCCATCATCAAAAGGGCCAATTGTGGTGCATTGCAG TGCTGGAATTGGTAGAACCGGAACATATTGTGCGATTCATAACACCATCCAAAGAATTTTAGTTGGTGACATGTCAGCCTTGGATCTTGTTAAAACCGTAAGCAGTTTCAGGTCTCAGAGGATGGGGATGGTCCAAACATTG